Proteins encoded in a region of the Enterococcus gilvus ATCC BAA-350 genome:
- the amaP gene encoding alkaline shock response membrane anchor protein AmaP: MSKVLKTILIIISLVLLSVFLSVAAIYYFIASNPLDFSSLQQFVLTNQYAQIYLFWVAAALAIVTVIGIFVILFYPKRVTKFNLKEDRGQLALDKRAIEGYVRTSIKQEDFMDSPKVNVSATKNKIRVHVRGQLKKTSGLVGKTDLWAQNVETMLHGLLGPEEKVSIKVKIQALEPTPVETTVTRPRVE, from the coding sequence ATGAGTAAGGTTCTCAAAACCATCTTAATTATTATCTCTCTGGTTTTACTTTCTGTTTTTCTATCCGTTGCAGCAATTTATTACTTTATCGCTTCAAATCCGTTAGACTTCAGCTCATTGCAACAATTCGTTTTAACGAATCAGTACGCTCAGATCTATTTATTCTGGGTAGCAGCAGCTTTAGCCATTGTGACGGTCATCGGTATTTTTGTCATTCTTTTCTATCCAAAGAGAGTCACCAAGTTCAACTTAAAAGAAGATCGTGGACAATTGGCTTTGGATAAGCGGGCAATTGAGGGATATGTTCGGACAAGTATCAAACAGGAAGACTTTATGGACAGTCCCAAAGTCAACGTATCAGCAACAAAAAATAAGATCAGAGTGCACGTTCGTGGGCAGTTGAAGAAAACGTCTGGCTTAGTAGGTAAAACAGATCTCTGGGCTCAGAATGTTGAAACAATGCTTCATGGGTTATTAGGCCCTGAAGAAAAGGTTTCAATTAAAGTTAAAATTCAAGCGCTTGAACCAACACCCGTTGAAACAACAGTGACTCGGCCGCGAGTAGAATAG
- a CDS encoding DUF2273 domain-containing protein — MQEFLTRDKLPVIFGILGFILAVLFFTIGFFKTILLIVITVIGVALGTYLKNNHVLDDYLKK, encoded by the coding sequence ATGCAAGAATTTTTGACACGAGACAAATTGCCTGTGATCTTTGGTATCCTCGGTTTTATCTTAGCGGTGCTCTTCTTTACCATCGGCTTTTTTAAAACGATCTTACTTATTGTGATCACAGTCATCGGTGTAGCTCTCGGTACGTATTTAAAGAACAATCATGTTTTAGACGACTATTTAAAGAAATAG
- a CDS encoding Asp23/Gls24 family envelope stress response protein, whose translation MENTTIKSTEPKKEVKGELTYEDKVIQKIIGIALENVDGLLTVDGGFFSNIKDKLVNSDDVTSGISTEVGKKQVAVDMDIVAEYGKDIDDIYEQMKTLISEQVDKMTHLDVIEVNVNVVDIKTREEYEEDSETVQDKVTSAAQTTGKFASKQTNRAKSAIGNQTDKISDNLESEPRVQ comes from the coding sequence ATGGAAAACACAACAATCAAATCAACAGAACCAAAAAAAGAGGTCAAAGGTGAATTAACTTATGAAGACAAAGTAATTCAAAAAATCATTGGTATTGCTTTGGAAAACGTAGACGGACTATTGACCGTAGACGGCGGCTTCTTCTCTAACATCAAAGACAAATTAGTAAACAGCGACGATGTTACTTCTGGTATCAGTACTGAAGTTGGTAAAAAACAAGTTGCTGTTGACATGGATATCGTTGCTGAATACGGCAAGGACATTGACGACATTTACGAACAAATGAAAACATTGATTTCTGAACAAGTCGACAAAATGACTCATTTAGACGTCATCGAAGTAAACGTGAACGTTGTAGACATCAAAACTCGTGAAGAGTATGAAGAAGACAGCGAAACAGTTCAAGATAAAGTAACAAGCGCTGCTCAAACAACTGGTAAATTCGCATCGAAACAAACTAACCGTGCGAAAAGTGCCATTGGCAACCAAACAGACAAAATCAGCGACAACTTAGAATCTGAACCACGCGTCCAATAA